The stretch of DNA GGCAGATCGGCCGACGGAACAGCGTTAGCAATATTTCCACCAATGGTGCCCACATTCCTAACCTGATTGTTGGCCATATGTTGGGCGGCTTCACATATAGACATGTATTTTTTTTGTAACAAATCTGAATTAGAAATCATATTGTGTGTTGCCCTGGCCCCAATAACAACGCCTTTGCCCGGTAAATAATCAATGCTGGTTAACTGGTTAATCTTTTTAAGTGAAATTAGAACATCCGGGGCCACTAACCCATGTTTCATTTTATTTAGCAAGTCAGTACCTCCCGCGAGCACCTTGGCTCCCGGACCCTTTTCCGCCAGCAATGTACAAGCCTCTTGCAAGTTATCGGGAATGTAGTAGTCAAAGTCAGGCAGATACATGATTTACCCCCTTATCTGTTAATGTTCTCTATTATGAACGCATGTTCATAGTTATTAGCATTATGAACTATTGCATGGTATTTGTCAATCATAATGTTGCAAAATATTTAGACAATTTTATAGATATTTTGAGAGTATACCCTATGGTGAAATAATGTAGAATGTTGGCCAAGCAGTTATTCCCCACTTACCTGTGTAGGTTAAATAAATTAACAATTTAGCCGAAAAGGGCCACGCTGGCAGTGTTCAACGATTGGAATTTAGTAAAGGTGTAGGAGTATGGATACAGTTGCCTAGTCAGATAATTCTGATTTAGTTGCATTTAAAACCCCTGCCCGGTTTGCACCGGCAGGGGTTTTTCTCTTTAATGTTATATAACCATTTTTTTATACGTTCTAACCATAAAATCCCCTTCACTAATATTTCTTGAAACGGGGGCTGTGGCGTCGAGTACCCCGCCCAAGGCTATATCACTAATGTACTGCCGGACTGGCTGTATCAGTGTACTGCAACAGCCTGCGTTCACCCTCAAGTGCCCTCAGTTTGGTAATATCCTGGCTGACTTCCATAGTGCCAAGATATTCTCCTTTTTCATCCCTTAGTGCATGATAACTGATATGAATAAAGGCGCCGTTTAACTCGAGCCAGAATTCCGTGCTGTCATGCTTACCTGATTTAAAATCATTTACGATTCTGTCCACCATATGTACGCTTTCAGGCGGATGGCAGTTTTGTACTTTTCTGCCAATGATGGACTTGGTCCTGGTGAAAATCCTGTCCTTGCCAAGTGAGAAATACCGGACGGTATCATCCTTGCCGACAAATGTAATGTCAACCGGCAGGTTTTTAAGTATTATATTAATTTCAGAGGGGTTTAAAGTGCCCACGTCCAGGTTAACGGCCCCTTGCTCAATATCGCCGGGCTCCGGAAAGTGGTGCGGGACACTGTGCCGCCAATCGCCTTCCGCCGTTTCCGTGAAGCTGGGACCGAAGTCCGTTAACTGTTCCTTGATTTCAGCCCATTCAGCGTCCGTCAGGGCTTCTTTCAGCATGGGAGTTAATATATTTTCTTCCTTATAGAACATGTCAACAACTTTATTTTTTAGTTCTACAAAACGCTGTTCTAAATCAGCATATTTGTCTTGATTGGCCTCGGGGCCAAGAGTGTCAAGTGCATTCACAAAGGCTTTGAGCATATCTCTTATTTCATCATCAACCGACCACATTACCGAAGGCGGCCCGGTTATGCCACGTTTTTCCAGGTAGGGAAAAAAGATGTTTTCCTTTTTGCTGTAGTGGCTGTCCAGGTTCTTTCTAAAAAAGCTTGTCTTTTCTTTTAAGGCTTGTAATGTTTGAACGTCCCTGTCTTTAGCGGATAAGTTTTGGACCAATTGACCTAGATCATCAAGTATTTTTCCGGCGGCATCGTTTTCATGCTTTAACATATGAAGCGGGTGTCCCGGGATTAGTTCCGGCGGTTCATTCTTATCCAGGGTATCTCTGAACAGGGCGGCGTGCACGTCACAAAGTTTTTTTATCTCCTCAGGCGGCAGACCCTCTTTAATTAATTGCTGCTCCATATCCGCTATTTCCGTGGCCTCAACACCTTCCACCAGATCACCGAATTCCTTTTTTACTGCATTAAAGTCCCTGCCATTATGTAAATCGGTAATCAATCGTTTCAATATAGAACGCTTATATTCTTTGTTTTGTAAATACTCACTCATGTAGACCTCCACAAAAATGTTATTATTACAAAAGTTATTTTATTTAAGAGTTCCCATTCGTATATCATTTATACAAAAAATTTCCCGGTGCAGAGTGGCGTTGATTAAATATTTTCCGGTTATGTGACCGATTTTTTTTCTTTATCACATTGTTCTTAAAGCTTCATTTTCATTCTGCCCAAGACATTTGGACAGAATAATGTCAATTATATACCCGGTTTTGAGAAGGAGTGAGGGCATGCAGTTAAAAAATATGCCTGGCTATCGTAAAATATTAACCAATAAAATATTGCAGAACAAAGTTGAGCAGGCTCGCCGACACCTGACGGATTGTAATCTGTGCCCACATAACTGTGCTGTAAATCGCCAAGAAAAACTTGGTTTTTGCCGGGCCGGTGATAAAGTAGTGCTTTCCAGTTATGGCCCGCATATGGGAGAAGAACCGCCATTGGTCGGCAAACATGGTTCCGGTACTATATTTTTTGGTTACTGCAACATGCGCTGCGTTTTTTGCCAAAACTGCGAGCTTAGTTTTGGTGGTGAGGGAGAACTTGTCACCAATGCAGAGTTGGCGGATATTATGCTGGAACTACAGAACTTCTATAAGTGCCACAATATTAATCTGGTCACTCCGACCCATTTTGTACCCAACATTTTAGAGGCTGTGTTACTGGCGGCGGAGCAAGGTTTAATGCTTCCTCTGGTTTATAACTGTGGCGGTTATGAAAAACTGGAAACTCTGGCATTGCTGGAAGATGTCATAGACATCTACATGCCGGATTTTAAATATCACCAGGCTGAATGGGGCAAAAAATATTCAGGAGTAAAGAATTACCCGGACATTGTCAAAAAGTCGCTTCAAGAAATGGACCGCCAGGTGGGTGGTTTAAAAACAGATAAGCAGGGAGTAGCTTATCGAGGCTTGATAATCCGGCATTTAGTAATGCCGGGGGGAGTTGAGGATACCAAAGCAATATTAAAGTTTATCAAAGAGGAATTATCACCGGGCTGCCTGGTCAATTTAATGGATCAATATTTTCCAGCTCACCAGGCCCACCAGTTTGAAGAATTGTCCCGGAGGCTCAGTTATAACGAATATAAAAAAGCATTGGAATATGCTAAAACACTGGGGTTGAACCTGGTAAGGTAGATATATGGCCTGCTGAAAAAGTTTACTTAACTTA from Desulfoscipio gibsoniae DSM 7213 encodes:
- a CDS encoding DUF438 domain-containing protein, with product MSEYLQNKEYKRSILKRLITDLHNGRDFNAVKKEFGDLVEGVEATEIADMEQQLIKEGLPPEEIKKLCDVHAALFRDTLDKNEPPELIPGHPLHMLKHENDAAGKILDDLGQLVQNLSAKDRDVQTLQALKEKTSFFRKNLDSHYSKKENIFFPYLEKRGITGPPSVMWSVDDEIRDMLKAFVNALDTLGPEANQDKYADLEQRFVELKNKVVDMFYKEENILTPMLKEALTDAEWAEIKEQLTDFGPSFTETAEGDWRHSVPHHFPEPGDIEQGAVNLDVGTLNPSEINIILKNLPVDITFVGKDDTVRYFSLGKDRIFTRTKSIIGRKVQNCHPPESVHMVDRIVNDFKSGKHDSTEFWLELNGAFIHISYHALRDEKGEYLGTMEVSQDITKLRALEGERRLLQYTDTASPAVH